A single Mastomys coucha isolate ucsf_1 chromosome X, UCSF_Mcou_1, whole genome shotgun sequence DNA region contains:
- the Rab33a gene encoding ras-related protein Rab-33A, with amino-acid sequence MAQPILGHGSLQPASAAGLASLELDSSMDQYVQIRIFKIIVIGDSNVGKTCLTFRFCGGTFPDKTEATIGVDFREKTVEIEGEKIKVQVWDTAGQERFRKSMVEHYYRNVHAVVFVYDVTKMTSFTNLKMWIQECNGHAVPPLVPKVLVGNKCDLREQIQVPSNLALKFADAHNMLLFETSAKDPKESQNVESIFMCLACRLKAQKSLLYRDAERQQGKVQKLEFPQEANSKASCPC; translated from the exons ATGGCGCAGCCCATCCTGGGTCATGGGAGCCTGCAGCCCGCCTCAGCTGCCGGCTTGGCATCCTTGGAGCTCGACTCATCGATGGACCAGTACGTGCAGATTCGCATCTTCAAAATCATCGTGATTGGGGACTCCAACGTGGGCAAGACCTGCCTGACCTTTCGCTTCTGCGGGGGTACTTTCCCAGACAAGACTGAGGCCACTATCGGTGTGGACTTCAGGGAGAAGACCGTGGAAATCGAGGGCGAGAAGATCAAG GTTCAAGTGTGGGACACGGCAGGACAAGAACGCTTTCGTAAAAGCATGGTTGAGCATTACTATCGCAATGTGCACGCTGTGGTCTTTGTCTATGACGTCACCAAGATGACCTCCTTCACCAACTTAAAAATGTGGATCCAGGAATGCAATGGGCATGCCGTGCCCCCACTAGTCCCGAAGGTGCTTGTGGGGAACAAGTGTGACTTGAGGGAACAGATCCAGGTACCCTCCAACTTAGCCCTGAAATTTGCAGATGCCCACAACATGCTCTTGTTTGAGACATCAGCCAAGGACCCCAAAGAAAGCCAGAACGTGGAGTCGATATTCATGTGCCTGGCTTGCCGACTGAAGGCTCAGAAATCCCTTTTGTACCGTGATGCTGAGAGGCAGCAGGGCAAGGTGCAGAAACTGGAGTTCCCACAGGAAGCTAACAGTAAAGCTTCCTGTCCTTGTTGA